ACTGCGCGCCGCCCTCGTAGATCGCCGTGTTCGGGCACTCGGGCTCGCAGGCGCCGCAGTTGATGCACTCTTCCGTGATCATGGTCGACATGACCCCGGCAGGCTACAACGCACCTCCGGCGATGACAACCAACGCGAGGCGTCGCGCCCGCTCCAGCGGCTCAGCCGTCGACGCCGCGGGTGGCCGCCGGCGCCATCTTCCGGGCTGCCGCGACGACGCGCGACGCCAGTCCGCGGAAGGCCAGCGACACCGGATGCTCGGGCTCGGCGACCGTGATGGGAACGCCGCGATCGCCGCCCGCCCGCACCGCCGGCTCGATCGGGATCTGGGCCAGGAGCGGGATGCCGAAATGGGTCGCCAGCCGCGTCCCGCCGCCCGCGCCGAAGAGGGCGTCCTCGGTGCCGCACGACGGGCAGACGTAGCCGGCCATGTTCTCGACGACGCCGAGGACGGGCGTGCTCACCTGGCCGAACATCGCGACGCCGCGTCCGACGTCGAGCAGTGAGACGTCCTGCGGCGTCGTCACCACGACGGCCCCCGTGACCGGGACCTGCTGCACGAGCGACAGCACGGCGTCGCCCGTGCCCGGCGGCAGGTCGACGACGAGGAACTCGGCCGGGCCCCAATCGACGTCGTGCAGGAACTGCCGCACGATCCCCATCACGACGGGCCCCCGCCAGATGACGGGAGACTGCTCCTCGAGGAACATCGCCATCGAGACGACGCGCACGCCGTGACGCGCCGGCGGGATGAGGCGCTTCTCGCGCGTCATGGTCGGCCGCTCGTCGAGCCCGAACATCATGGCGGCGCTGGGCCCATAGACGTCGACGTCGACGAGTCCCACGCCGCGCGCCTCGCGCGCGAGCGCCACGGCCAGATTGGCGGCGACCGTGGACTTGCCGACGCCGCCCTTCCCGCTCGCGACCGCGATCACGTGGGTGACCCCGGGAAGCGGCGCGCGGGCCGCGAACGGATCGCGCCCGCGTCCGGCCTCGCTCCCGGCGAGCTCCACGCGTACGGCGCGCACGCCCGGCAGCGCGCCGACGGCACGCTCCACCTCGGCGACGAGGCGCGCGCGGACGTCTGGCTTGTCGGTCCCGGGACGCAGGGCGACGTCGACCGTGCCGTCGGCGACGCGCACGTCGGTCACCATCCCGAGGGTGACGATGTCGCGGCGGAAGCCCGGGAACGGGACGCCGCGCAACGCCGCGCGCACGCCGTCGATCGCGGGCAGGGTCATCGCGCGGACGGTAGCGGCGGCCGGCGACGGATGCAACGCACGCGCCGCCCGGATCGCACCGGCGTCCGACGCCCGGGCTCGCCTTGACTTTGTCGCGGCGTTCTCGTTGATTCCGCCCGTGTCGTCACGAAGCGGTCCGCGCGTCGCCGTGCCGTCCGTCGACGTGCTGCCGGCCGCCGTGACCGCGGACTTGGCGCGCGTCGAGGAACGGGTCGCGGCCGAGCTCGTCTCGCGCGAGCCGCGCCTCCAGTCGATCGCCGCCCACCTCGTCCAGGCCGGCGGCAAGCGGGTCCGCCCGCTCGTGATCCTCCTCGTGCACCACGCCCTCGCCGGCGACGCCCGCGCGCGACGCGAGGACGCGATCGAGGCCGCGGTCGCGCTCGAGCTCATCCACTCGGCGACGCTGCTCCACGACGACATCATCGACGGCGGCGAGACGCGGCGCGGCCGCCCGTCGGCCCTCAAGACCTTCGGCCTGGCGGACACCCTCGTCGCCGGCGACTTCCTCTTCTGTCGCGCGTTCGCGCTGTGCGCCCGGTTCGAGGCCGAGGTGGTGCGCTGGGCCGCCGACGCCTGCGTCAGCCTCACCGAGGGCGAGATCATGCAGGGGCGCCTGCGCCACGATCCCGCCGTCACGGAGGCCGACTACGACGAGATCATCGAGCGCAAGACGGCCTCGCTGTTCGCCGTCGGCGCCAAGACCGCGGCTCATCTCGCCGGCGGGTCGCCGGCGATGGTGGCGGCGATGGAGGCCTGCGGCCGTCACGTCGGTCTGGCGTTCCAGATGCAGGACGACCTGCTCGACGTCGCGGGCCACACCGCGGTGACCGGGAAGCCGCGCGGCATCGACCTGCGGGACGGCAACCCGTCGCTGCCGGTGGTGCTCACGTTGGCGCGCGATCCCGGGTTCCACGCGCTGTTCGCGCGTCGCTCGCC
The genomic region above belongs to bacterium and contains:
- a CDS encoding Mrp/NBP35 family ATP-binding protein, with amino-acid sequence MTLPAIDGVRAALRGVPFPGFRRDIVTLGMVTDVRVADGTVDVALRPGTDKPDVRARLVAEVERAVGALPGVRAVRVELAGSEAGRGRDPFAARAPLPGVTHVIAVASGKGGVGKSTVAANLAVALAREARGVGLVDVDVYGPSAAMMFGLDERPTMTREKRLIPPARHGVRVVSMAMFLEEQSPVIWRGPVVMGIVRQFLHDVDWGPAEFLVVDLPPGTGDAVLSLVQQVPVTGAVVVTTPQDVSLLDVGRGVAMFGQVSTPVLGVVENMAGYVCPSCGTEDALFGAGGGTRLATHFGIPLLAQIPIEPAVRAGGDRGVPITVAEPEHPVSLAFRGLASRVVAAARKMAPAATRGVDG
- a CDS encoding polyprenyl synthetase family protein, translating into MSSRSGPRVAVPSVDVLPAAVTADLARVEERVAAELVSREPRLQSIAAHLVQAGGKRVRPLVILLVHHALAGDARARREDAIEAAVALELIHSATLLHDDIIDGGETRRGRPSALKTFGLADTLVAGDFLFCRAFALCARFEAEVVRWAADACVSLTEGEIMQGRLRHDPAVTEADYDEIIERKTASLFAVGAKTAAHLAGGSPAMVAAMEACGRHVGLAFQMQDDLLDVAGHTAVTGKPRGIDLRDGNPSLPVVLTLARDPGFHALFARRSPSAADVEDGLARIDRAGVLGIVADRARAQLAAALAAIERLPPSAARGALVDLARGMDERTA